AGGTCAGAACCAAATTCAGTATCCAACCCACCAAGTACACCATATCCACCAACATTTAATCCAAATTCAGCAGCAATCTCATACTTCATCTGATTGATCATATGACGACTTTCCGGTACGATTGTCCGATTATTTCTAGCCATTATATATACACCTCCTGCATGATGTTCTTGCAAGAGTATTATTTGCAGTATTGTTGTAATTAGACGTATAAAACATTGTTACTATTGGGAATAATAAGGATAGAGGTTAATTAATCTGATTTCCATAACGAATAAATATTACTCTTGTTAATCTTACTATTATCCATCGGTAAAGACTCTCACTTACTCTTATCAATTTGTCTCGAATTGAGGAAAAGGATTAATAAATACATTTCCCTAAGTAAATACGCTAACTATATGTGATTAATC
The nucleotide sequence above comes from Paenibacillus sp. IHBB 10380. Encoded proteins:
- a CDS encoding alpha/beta-type small acid-soluble spore protein, with the protein product MARNNRTIVPESRHMINQMKYEIAAEFGLNVGGYGVLGGLDTEFGSDLGQTGGMSNSGRYNGGHLTSRENGSVGGEITKRLIQQAEQTLI